A stretch of the Bacillus anthracis str. Vollum genome encodes the following:
- a CDS encoding MFS transporter has protein sequence MINLTKKTNFLIFILAISCGSLVANIYYAQPIVQFIAKDLNIASDLSGLLTTLTQIGYGLGLFFIVPTADLFKSKKIIGILIGLTIISLIGTLISTNGIVFLILTTVIGIGACAAQMLVPLTMRIVPIEEMGKYVGKVMSGLLIGIMIARPLSIGITEWFGWRMVFLFSLIILVAVLLLLIKFLPNYEVVSNSNMSYSNLIASMVKLLLHTSPLQQRAFYHACLFATFSLYWTVIPILLRSEPLHFSNNEIALFGFAAIAGALLTPTIGKIADKGYIFTMTNVSMALVLLSIVLLFFVQDHSLFSVIVILISGISIDIGVAGNLLLGQKVIFSLNPEIRNRLNGLYMTIFFLGGAFGSCIGSYTYYKFNSEVPLLIGAALPLIALFVHLIKNNAIHLSKTKNKYMS, from the coding sequence ATGATAAATTTGACTAAAAAGACAAATTTTCTAATATTCATTTTAGCAATTAGTTGTGGCTCACTTGTTGCGAATATTTATTATGCACAGCCAATTGTACAATTCATTGCAAAAGACTTGAATATCGCTTCGGATTTATCTGGATTGCTCACTACTTTGACGCAAATTGGATATGGATTGGGCTTGTTTTTTATCGTACCAACGGCAGATTTATTCAAAAGTAAGAAAATAATAGGTATTCTTATCGGACTCACTATTATTTCATTGATTGGTACGCTAATTTCGACAAATGGAATTGTTTTTTTAATACTAACAACTGTAATTGGTATTGGAGCCTGTGCAGCTCAAATGTTAGTTCCGCTAACAATGAGGATTGTACCTATTGAAGAGATGGGTAAATATGTGGGTAAAGTAATGAGTGGTTTATTAATTGGGATTATGATTGCTCGCCCATTATCTATCGGAATAACTGAATGGTTCGGCTGGAGAATGGTATTTCTTTTTTCACTAATCATTCTAGTTGCTGTATTACTTTTACTTATAAAATTTTTGCCCAACTATGAAGTAGTATCAAATAGTAACATGTCATATTCAAATTTAATAGCTTCTATGGTAAAACTGCTACTACATACTTCTCCGTTACAACAAAGAGCTTTTTATCACGCATGTTTATTTGCAACATTTAGTCTTTATTGGACAGTTATTCCAATCTTATTACGGTCAGAACCATTACATTTCTCAAATAATGAAATTGCATTGTTTGGATTTGCTGCAATAGCTGGAGCTTTATTAACTCCTACTATTGGTAAAATCGCAGATAAAGGCTATATTTTTACAATGACTAATGTATCAATGGCGCTCGTACTATTATCTATCGTACTATTATTTTTTGTTCAAGATCATTCACTTTTTAGTGTGATTGTAATACTTATTTCAGGTATTAGCATCGATATTGGTGTAGCAGGAAATTTATTATTAGGTCAAAAAGTTATCTTTAGTTTGAATCCTGAGATAAGAAACAGACTGAATGGATTATATATGACCATTTTCTTTTTGGGAGGAGCCTTTGGTTCATGTATTGGAAGTTATACGTACTATAAATTTAATAGCGAAGTACCGTTACTCATTGGAGCGGCTTTACCTTTAATCGCCTTATTTGTGCATTTAATAAAAAATAATGCGATACATTTATCAAAAACGAAAAATAAATATATGTCTTAA
- a CDS encoding sporulation YhaL family protein: protein METLPWWVYLVIVGIVLSGYMVLYTSKKEQEMDNEFIEKEGEVYMKRLAEEREKRNQDSDKDSVLL from the coding sequence GTGGAAACTTTACCATGGTGGGTGTATCTTGTAATCGTTGGGATCGTATTAAGTGGCTACATGGTTTTATATACTTCGAAAAAAGAGCAAGAGATGGATAATGAGTTTATTGAAAAAGAAGGCGAAGTGTATATGAAGCGTTTAGCAGAGGAACGCGAGAAACGTAATCAGGATAGTGATAAAGATTCTGTATTGCTTTAA
- a CDS encoding RNA-guided endonuclease InsQ/TnpB family protein has protein sequence MILAKKVRLIPTPEQEQVLRNHAGAARFAYNYCKRMSDRYYKLFGKSVSQLALQKRFTKIKKRKRYEWLNDINAQVPKQASKDFDKARKHSFKKYKNGYHTSYKSKKDLIQGFYANYERLIIGKKVVHIQSIGEVKTSQQLPRNKKPFNPRVTFDGRHWWISVGFQEFFESQELTNESIGVDVGLKELFVASNGTKERNINKDAKVKKLLKRKKSAQRDMSRRFKKGVKTQSAGYEKAKAEHLRLSRKIKNIRNNHIHQATAKLVKTKPMRIVVEDLSISNLLKNKKLSKAFLFQKLNFFFQCLSYKCEKYGVAYVKADKWFASSKICSCCGVKYEHSVQPEGQWSLKIREWRCVPCNSHHDRDLNASINLSRWVK, from the coding sequence ATGATATTGGCGAAGAAAGTTAGACTGATTCCAACGCCTGAACAAGAACAAGTGCTTAGAAACCATGCCGGTGCTGCAAGATTCGCTTATAACTATTGTAAAAGAATGAGTGATAGATACTATAAGCTATTTGGAAAATCTGTTTCACAGTTAGCTTTACAGAAACGATTTACAAAGATCAAGAAGCGAAAGAGATATGAATGGTTAAATGACATCAACGCACAAGTTCCCAAACAGGCTTCAAAAGATTTTGATAAGGCGAGAAAACATTCGTTCAAAAAGTACAAAAATGGGTATCACACTTCTTATAAATCAAAAAAAGATTTAATCCAAGGATTTTATGCCAATTATGAAAGACTGATTATAGGAAAGAAAGTCGTTCATATTCAGTCTATTGGAGAAGTGAAAACAAGCCAACAACTACCAAGAAACAAAAAACCATTCAATCCAAGAGTTACCTTTGATGGTCGTCACTGGTGGATTAGTGTAGGATTCCAAGAATTCTTTGAATCACAAGAACTAACGAATGAGTCGATTGGTGTGGATGTTGGTTTAAAAGAGCTGTTTGTAGCTTCTAATGGTACGAAAGAACGAAATATAAACAAAGATGCCAAGGTTAAAAAACTTTTGAAAAGGAAAAAGTCAGCGCAAAGAGATATGTCTAGGAGATTTAAAAAAGGTGTAAAAACTCAATCTGCCGGATATGAAAAAGCGAAAGCTGAGCACCTGCGGTTATCTAGGAAAATTAAGAATATCCGAAATAACCATATCCATCAAGCAACAGCTAAATTGGTGAAAACCAAACCAATGAGGATTGTTGTGGAAGACTTATCTATCTCAAACCTGTTAAAAAACAAAAAACTATCGAAAGCATTTTTATTTCAAAAATTAAACTTCTTCTTTCAATGTTTATCATACAAGTGCGAGAAGTATGGCGTTGCGTATGTAAAAGCTGATAAATGGTTCGCCTCAAGCAAGATTTGCTCATGTTGCGGCGTGAAATACGAGCATTCCGTTCAACCAGAAGGACAGTGGAGTTTAAAAATACGTGAGTGGCGTTGTGTTCCATGCAATAGCCATCACGATAGGGATTTGAATGCTTCGATAAATTTATCAAGATGGGTAAAATAA
- a CDS encoding TetR/AcrR family transcriptional regulator produces MGRKISFNKERALNKAMHLFWEKGYDATYISDLIETMGISRSTLYDSFGDKDALFKLVLEQYKNYGSQKRNLLFSDTNTKESLKSFFYQHIEKCYSDDIPKGCIITNSSLLIGQIDPSIEEILINDFNELEKAFKQVIEEGKKKGEISQEDDTELVAYSLLSLNHSLNLMSMYKKEKKLAYNLVDKAIADL; encoded by the coding sequence TTGGGTAGAAAAATTAGCTTTAACAAAGAACGTGCACTAAATAAAGCTATGCATTTATTCTGGGAGAAAGGTTATGACGCTACATATATATCAGATCTTATTGAAACGATGGGTATAAGTCGCTCTACTCTTTACGATAGCTTTGGAGATAAGGATGCACTATTTAAACTCGTTTTAGAACAGTATAAAAACTATGGTTCTCAAAAGAGAAATTTACTTTTTAGTGATACAAATACGAAAGAATCACTGAAATCCTTTTTTTATCAACATATTGAAAAATGTTATTCAGATGACATTCCAAAAGGTTGTATTATAACTAATTCTTCATTGCTGATTGGGCAAATTGATCCTTCCATAGAAGAAATACTCATAAATGATTTTAATGAACTTGAAAAAGCATTTAAGCAAGTTATCGAAGAAGGAAAAAAGAAAGGAGAAATTTCACAAGAGGATGACACTGAATTAGTTGCATATTCTTTATTAAGTTTAAATCATAGTCTTAATTTAATGTCTATGTATAAAAAAGAGAAAAAGCTAGCATATAATTTAGTTGATAAGGCTATTGCAGATCTATAG
- a CDS encoding ring-cleaving dioxygenase, protein MYEIKGHHHISMVTKNANENNHFYKNVLGLRRVKMTVNQDDPSMYHLFYGDKTGSPGTELSFFEIPLVGKTYRGTNAITRIGLLVPSEDSLHYWKERFEKFDVKHSEITTYANRPALQFEDAEGLRLVLLVSNGEKVEHWETWEKSEVPAEHQIQGMGSVEMTVRRLDKMASTLTDMFGYTEVSRNEEEAIFQSIKGEAFGEIVVKYLDGPTEKPGRGSIHHLAIRVKNDAELAYWEEQVIQRGFQSSGIIDRFYFKSLYFRESNGILFEIATDGPGFTVDGDVEHLGEKLDLPPFLEDQRAEIEANLAPIEEK, encoded by the coding sequence ATGTATGAAATTAAAGGGCATCATCACATTTCAATGGTTACGAAAAATGCAAATGAAAATAATCACTTTTATAAAAATGTACTTGGTTTACGTCGCGTGAAAATGACAGTGAACCAAGATGATCCATCAATGTATCACTTATTTTATGGAGATAAAACAGGAAGTCCAGGTACAGAATTATCATTTTTTGAAATTCCTTTAGTAGGAAAAACGTACCGCGGTACGAATGCCATTACTCGAATTGGATTACTCGTTCCTTCAGAGGATAGCTTACATTACTGGAAAGAACGATTTGAGAAATTTGATGTAAAACATAGTGAAATAACAACATATGCAAATCGTCCTGCTTTGCAATTTGAGGATGCTGAAGGCCTTCGTTTAGTACTACTCGTTTCAAACGGAGAAAAAGTGGAGCACTGGGAAACTTGGGAGAAATCAGAAGTTCCTGCAGAGCATCAAATTCAAGGAATGGGTTCTGTGGAAATGACAGTTCGTAGACTTGATAAAATGGCAAGTACACTTACAGACATGTTTGGTTATACAGAGGTTAGCCGCAACGAAGAGGAAGCAATTTTTCAGTCCATTAAAGGAGAGGCTTTTGGAGAAATCGTTGTGAAATATTTAGATGGTCCTACTGAAAAGCCAGGCCGCGGTAGCATTCACCACCTAGCAATTCGCGTGAAAAATGATGCAGAGCTTGCTTATTGGGAAGAACAGGTGATACAAAGAGGCTTCCAGTCTTCAGGAATCATCGACCGTTTCTATTTTAAAAGCTTATATTTCCGCGAATCAAATGGAATCCTATTTGAAATTGCAACAGATGGACCAGGATTTACAGTTGATGGAGATGTGGAACATTTAGGAGAAAAACTTGATTTACCACCGTTCTTAGAAGATCAGCGTGCAGAGATTGAAGCGAATTTGGCACCTATTGAAGAGAAGTAA
- a CDS encoding alpha/beta fold hydrolase codes for MLKRFKFYMISGIVLVLLIVCNFVDKPIAKVGEVKDTVMMKLNTKESMAQIDGQTIYFKKIGEGKPPLLMLHGFGGSSDGFSDIYPELARDHTIIAVDILGFGRSSKPIDFEYSFPAQVNLYYKLMKKLGYDQFAVLGHSMGGEMSLNLAYLYPDAVTHLILADSTGIESFQQKESYEVPPLSTDLQTVTEITDYNKNEVKNSRDDKGHYDQLTKMRERRIAMEADKIKVPTLIIWGRHDKSVSWKNGELYHGLFANSTFHIIEKGYHAPFRQEPIEFMEYVQAFFAKNPQ; via the coding sequence ATGTTGAAACGGTTTAAGTTTTATATGATTAGCGGTATTGTGCTCGTTTTACTTATCGTATGTAACTTCGTTGATAAGCCAATCGCTAAGGTTGGAGAAGTGAAAGATACTGTTATGATGAAGCTGAATACGAAAGAGAGTATGGCACAAATCGACGGGCAGACGATTTATTTTAAGAAAATTGGTGAGGGGAAGCCTCCTTTACTTATGCTGCACGGGTTTGGTGGTTCTTCTGATGGATTTAGTGATATTTATCCGGAACTTGCGCGAGATCACACGATTATTGCAGTGGATATTTTAGGGTTTGGGCGTTCTTCAAAGCCAATTGATTTTGAGTATTCGTTTCCTGCGCAAGTGAATTTATATTATAAGTTAATGAAGAAGCTTGGATACGATCAGTTTGCGGTGCTCGGTCATTCGATGGGCGGAGAGATGTCCCTCAATTTAGCGTATTTATATCCGGACGCAGTGACGCATCTCATTTTAGCAGACTCTACAGGAATTGAATCTTTCCAGCAAAAAGAAAGTTATGAAGTGCCGCCACTATCGACAGACTTACAAACGGTAACAGAGATTACGGATTACAATAAAAATGAAGTGAAAAATAGTCGCGATGATAAAGGGCATTATGATCAGCTGACGAAAATGAGAGAGCGCCGCATTGCGATGGAAGCCGATAAAATTAAGGTGCCGACTTTAATCATATGGGGACGACACGATAAGAGCGTTTCTTGGAAAAATGGTGAACTGTATCATGGGCTATTTGCGAATAGCACGTTCCATATTATTGAAAAAGGATACCATGCACCGTTTCGCCAGGAACCAATCGAGTTTATGGAATATGTACAAGCGTTCTTCGCGAAGAATCCACAATGA
- a CDS encoding ring-cleaving dioxygenase, whose amino-acid sequence MNQLKGIHHVTAITSSAEKNYEFFTHILGMRLVKKTVNQDDIQTYHLFFADDKGSAGTDMTFFDFPGIPKGVHGTNEISKTSFRVPTDAALAYWVKRFDRLEVEHTGIKEQFGKKTLSFVDFDDQHYQLISDELDKGIESGTPWQKGPVPLEYAITGLGPVFIRIANFSFFKEVLEKVLLFKEVAQEGEFYLFEVNEGGNGASVIVEHNTVLPEARQGFGTVHHAAFRVEDRAVLEEWIERISSVGLPSSGYVDRHFFESLYARVAPQILFEFATDGPGFMGDEPYETLGEKLSLPPFLEPKREEIEKLVRPIDTVRSTKEFIKE is encoded by the coding sequence ATGAACCAATTAAAAGGAATTCACCACGTTACAGCGATTACAAGTAGTGCAGAAAAAAACTATGAGTTTTTCACTCATATTTTAGGAATGCGTTTAGTTAAAAAAACAGTAAACCAAGATGACATTCAAACGTATCATTTATTCTTTGCAGATGATAAAGGTAGTGCAGGAACAGATATGACATTCTTTGACTTCCCAGGTATTCCAAAAGGAGTACATGGTACGAATGAAATTTCAAAAACGTCATTCCGTGTTCCAACTGATGCAGCGTTAGCATATTGGGTGAAACGCTTTGACCGTCTTGAAGTAGAACATACAGGCATTAAAGAGCAATTTGGTAAGAAAACTCTTTCTTTCGTTGACTTTGATGACCAACATTATCAATTAATCTCAGATGAACTTGATAAAGGAATCGAATCAGGTACACCATGGCAAAAAGGTCCAGTTCCATTAGAATATGCAATTACTGGCTTAGGACCTGTATTTATCCGCATTGCAAACTTTAGTTTCTTCAAAGAAGTGTTAGAAAAAGTTCTATTATTTAAAGAGGTTGCGCAAGAAGGAGAATTCTATTTATTTGAAGTGAATGAAGGCGGAAACGGTGCATCTGTTATTGTAGAACATAATACGGTTCTTCCAGAAGCACGACAAGGTTTTGGTACAGTGCACCATGCTGCATTCCGCGTAGAAGATCGTGCTGTATTAGAAGAATGGATTGAGAGAATCAGTAGCGTAGGGCTTCCTTCATCTGGTTATGTAGACCGTCACTTCTTCGAATCATTATACGCAAGAGTTGCACCACAAATCTTATTTGAATTTGCAACAGATGGCCCAGGATTTATGGGAGATGAGCCATACGAAACACTTGGCGAAAAATTATCGTTACCTCCATTCCTAGAGCCAAAACGTGAAGAAATTGAAAAATTAGTTCGTCCAATTGATACAGTGAGAAGTACGAAGGAATTTATTAAAGAGTAA
- the yhaM gene encoding 3'-5' exoribonuclease YhaM, giving the protein MKKKIAEYEVGEQVDVFLLIKTATKGIASNGKPFLTVILQDPSGDIEAKLWDVSPEVEKQYVAETIVKVAGDILNYKGRIQLRVKQIRVANENEVTDISDFVEKAPVKKEDMVEKITQYIFEMRNPNIQRLTRHLLNKHQNEFLDYPAATKNHHEFVSGLAYHVVSMLDLAKAISNLYPSLDKDLLYAGVILHDLGKVIELSGPISTTYTLEGNLLGHISIMVNEIGKAADELQIDAEEVLILQHIVLSHHGKAEWGSPKPPLVKEAEILHYIDNLDAKMNMMDRALGRTKPGEYTERVFALDNRSFYKPSFHN; this is encoded by the coding sequence ATGAAAAAGAAAATTGCAGAGTATGAAGTTGGTGAACAAGTCGATGTTTTCTTGTTAATTAAAACAGCGACAAAAGGTATCGCAAGCAATGGAAAGCCATTTTTAACAGTAATCTTACAAGATCCAAGTGGAGATATTGAAGCGAAATTGTGGGACGTATCACCAGAAGTTGAGAAACAATATGTAGCGGAAACAATCGTGAAAGTGGCTGGAGATATTTTAAACTACAAAGGCCGTATTCAATTACGTGTGAAACAAATTCGTGTTGCAAATGAAAATGAAGTAACAGATATCTCAGACTTCGTAGAAAAAGCACCAGTGAAAAAAGAAGATATGGTTGAGAAAATTACGCAATACATATTTGAAATGAGAAACCCGAACATTCAACGTCTAACAAGACATTTATTAAATAAGCATCAAAACGAATTTTTAGACTATCCAGCAGCGACGAAGAACCATCACGAGTTCGTATCTGGACTAGCTTATCACGTCGTATCGATGCTTGATTTAGCGAAAGCTATCTCAAATCTATATCCATCATTAGATAAAGACTTACTATATGCAGGCGTTATTTTACATGACCTTGGTAAAGTAATTGAATTATCTGGCCCAATTTCTACAACGTATACGTTAGAAGGGAATTTACTAGGTCACATTTCAATTATGGTGAACGAAATTGGTAAAGCAGCAGACGAGCTGCAAATCGATGCAGAAGAAGTATTAATTCTTCAACACATCGTCCTTTCTCACCACGGAAAAGCAGAATGGGGTAGCCCAAAACCACCATTAGTAAAAGAAGCAGAAATTCTGCACTACATCGATAACTTAGATGCAAAAATGAACATGATGGACCGCGCATTAGGACGCACAAAACCAGGCGAATACACAGAGCGTGTCTTTGCTCTTGATAATCGTTCGTTCTATAAGCCGTCGTTCCATAATTAA
- a CDS encoding ATP-binding protein, producing the protein MEQLKESEEKLAFVRAEKESAEKRKQDYEILAALEPLVIEKRAHEKVLEDESGQFPVNGMARYEAIKAKMEPLQLQVDSLYKKIETVQSEMESIQIDEEFLQKESYVEELRMQHMSYENARQEMRDVTGTITNIKEELAELEQQIGATFEKETVLSFDMSLATKELITQAVQKARELETQKAQLDDRFKVAQEQLEEQEENIRQIQKQMLADEERNTLVEKEKSFQDAAFIGMGAERMKRKYEEKAGAAMQKKKQWQRVCLLLLLINTGVLFTSLFIDNRLLLFISVIVFVGIVLALVLYKDPSSGLQEELLTLQQSAGGRQSEEAMTVRYQLEKDEEIRKLFERESYKLQQMERAYDKVVSSYEEWERETFRMSEQVNVYKKRYTFPEFYTYAHILPAFERMEKMQQLYRELEKQGTRKSSLYEMISQFEHKLETVIGSAEYSKLHEAQSRMQNEKEKRQTCKQLKEKLAEWQEEYALMQEQLKQLLVERDSLWHIAHSTDEEMFLEAGKLAEKREDAEKQVGRLLPQIDLLEQRLTSLSLAEHYEADGYDEKLKQEMTVMQNCLTKEKELTERIAKHRMEIANLEEGSTYGDLLHEWEMKKAQVREQVKKWAAYAAAKTVLTKTKQYYHKVHLPRILQKSEEYFVYLTGGRYSKIFSPSEAEPFIVERNDGMRFYSHELSQATAEQLYLSLRFALAKTFEHDYPFIIDDSFVHFDAVRTNRTIELIKEIAKDRQVIFFTCHAHLLAYFTEKQIIKLTHMRKENEL; encoded by the coding sequence GTGGAGCAGTTAAAAGAAAGTGAAGAGAAATTGGCGTTTGTTCGCGCAGAAAAAGAGAGTGCAGAAAAACGAAAGCAAGATTATGAAATATTAGCAGCGCTTGAACCGCTCGTTATTGAAAAACGTGCGCATGAGAAAGTGTTAGAAGACGAGAGCGGGCAATTTCCGGTAAACGGAATGGCGCGTTATGAAGCGATTAAGGCGAAAATGGAGCCGCTCCAATTACAAGTTGATTCGCTCTATAAAAAAATAGAGACAGTGCAATCGGAAATGGAATCGATTCAAATAGATGAAGAATTTTTACAAAAAGAAAGTTATGTAGAAGAACTTCGTATGCAGCATATGTCTTACGAAAATGCACGCCAAGAAATGCGTGATGTGACAGGGACGATTACGAATATAAAAGAAGAACTGGCAGAACTAGAACAGCAAATCGGTGCTACTTTTGAAAAAGAAACAGTTCTTTCATTTGATATGAGTTTGGCAACGAAAGAGTTAATTACGCAAGCAGTGCAAAAAGCGCGTGAATTAGAAACGCAAAAAGCACAGCTTGATGATCGCTTTAAAGTAGCGCAAGAGCAATTAGAAGAACAAGAAGAAAATATAAGACAGATTCAGAAGCAAATGTTAGCGGATGAAGAGCGAAATACGTTAGTTGAGAAAGAAAAATCGTTCCAAGATGCGGCGTTTATCGGTATGGGTGCTGAGAGAATGAAGCGCAAATATGAGGAAAAAGCAGGAGCAGCGATGCAAAAGAAAAAACAGTGGCAAAGAGTTTGTCTTCTGTTACTTCTTATTAACACAGGCGTTTTATTCACAAGTTTATTTATAGATAACCGCCTACTCTTATTTATTAGTGTCATTGTTTTTGTAGGGATTGTTCTTGCTCTTGTTTTATATAAAGATCCGTCAAGCGGGTTACAAGAAGAGCTTCTTACTCTTCAGCAAAGTGCTGGCGGGAGACAAAGTGAAGAAGCGATGACTGTACGCTACCAGTTAGAAAAAGACGAAGAGATTCGTAAGTTATTTGAGCGTGAGTCTTATAAATTGCAGCAAATGGAGCGAGCGTATGATAAAGTCGTTTCATCGTATGAGGAATGGGAAAGAGAAACGTTCCGCATGAGCGAACAAGTAAATGTATATAAGAAGCGCTATACGTTCCCTGAATTTTATACATATGCACACATATTGCCGGCGTTTGAGCGTATGGAAAAAATGCAGCAATTATATCGTGAATTAGAGAAACAAGGCACGCGAAAATCTTCATTATATGAAATGATTTCGCAATTTGAACATAAACTAGAAACTGTTATCGGTAGTGCGGAGTATAGTAAGCTGCACGAGGCACAAAGTCGTATGCAAAATGAGAAAGAAAAACGCCAAACTTGTAAGCAGTTAAAAGAGAAGCTAGCAGAATGGCAAGAAGAATATGCGCTTATGCAAGAGCAATTGAAACAACTGTTAGTAGAACGAGATAGTTTATGGCATATCGCACATTCTACAGATGAAGAGATGTTTTTAGAAGCAGGTAAACTGGCGGAAAAACGTGAAGATGCTGAGAAGCAAGTAGGGCGTTTATTACCGCAAATTGATCTGTTAGAACAGCGTTTAACGAGTTTATCATTAGCTGAACATTATGAAGCTGACGGTTATGATGAAAAATTAAAGCAAGAAATGACAGTCATGCAAAACTGTCTTACAAAGGAAAAAGAACTGACAGAGCGTATTGCGAAACATCGTATGGAAATTGCGAATTTAGAAGAAGGAAGTACGTACGGTGATTTACTACACGAATGGGAAATGAAAAAAGCGCAAGTGCGTGAACAAGTGAAGAAGTGGGCTGCGTATGCGGCTGCAAAGACAGTGTTAACGAAAACGAAGCAATATTATCATAAAGTACATCTTCCTCGTATTTTACAAAAATCAGAAGAGTATTTCGTCTATTTAACAGGCGGACGATATAGTAAAATCTTTTCACCGTCAGAGGCAGAGCCGTTTATTGTGGAACGTAATGATGGTATGCGCTTTTATAGTCATGAACTAAGCCAAGCGACGGCGGAGCAGTTGTATTTATCGCTGAGATTTGCATTAGCGAAAACATTTGAGCATGATTATCCATTTATTATTGATGATAGTTTCGTGCACTTTGATGCGGTAAGGACGAATCGTACGATTGAACTTATAAAGGAAATTGCAAAGGATAGACAAGTCATATTCTTTACATGTCATGCGCATTTACTCGCTTATTTTACAGAAAAACAGATTATAAAATTAACGCATATGCGTAAAGAAAACGAGTTGTAG
- a CDS encoding tetratricopeptide repeat protein: MITSTTNEKLTQLLNEWYLEIRSRRISNAERLKQEIDFKFTKLKKETGEGLQNQNLLLYYYLLEFRYNYLIDNLGLSQESFNKIDSFDQPTDNFLTYYYYFFKAIHASELGNFHLAKEHYEKAESFLKYVPDQLEKAEFYYKLATFHYDTQQALVSIKHATKVKDMYLNHDGYELNVAFCDNILGLACMNLKEWELAEEHFTAAMDQFQKIGEEKFIIMVRHNLGWMYSTQNLSALAIRYLTEVVEKSPQHYKALYVKAKEHYKLKEHEIANKLIEKGLKICRDSKIEGYQHHYEILNALNQGVKAEELEDIILRGITYFEREELYDYTQEYQEKLAVKFYEENLWEEASKYFYFSKKAREKLFDKGALK, from the coding sequence ATGATTACATCTACTACAAATGAAAAACTGACGCAGCTATTGAATGAATGGTATCTAGAGATTAGATCTAGACGTATAAGTAATGCAGAACGTCTAAAACAAGAAATTGATTTTAAATTTACTAAACTAAAAAAAGAGACTGGAGAAGGTTTGCAGAACCAAAATCTATTACTTTATTATTATTTGCTAGAATTTCGATATAACTATTTAATAGATAATCTAGGCTTATCTCAAGAGAGTTTTAACAAGATAGATTCGTTTGATCAACCAACAGATAATTTTTTAACTTATTATTATTACTTTTTTAAAGCAATACATGCTAGTGAGTTAGGAAATTTTCATCTCGCTAAAGAACATTACGAAAAGGCTGAAAGTTTTTTGAAGTATGTTCCTGATCAATTAGAAAAGGCTGAATTTTATTATAAGTTAGCTACATTTCATTATGATACACAACAAGCTTTGGTATCTATTAAACATGCAACGAAGGTAAAGGATATGTATTTAAATCATGATGGATATGAATTAAATGTAGCTTTTTGTGATAATATTTTAGGCTTAGCCTGTATGAACTTAAAGGAATGGGAATTAGCTGAAGAACATTTCACAGCTGCTATGGATCAATTCCAAAAAATTGGTGAAGAAAAATTTATTATTATGGTTCGTCATAATTTAGGATGGATGTATTCTACGCAAAATTTATCTGCATTGGCAATTCGTTATCTTACTGAAGTAGTAGAAAAATCTCCCCAACATTATAAAGCTCTTTATGTAAAAGCAAAAGAGCATTACAAGTTAAAAGAGCATGAGATTGCAAATAAGCTTATAGAAAAAGGATTGAAGATTTGTAGAGATTCGAAAATTGAAGGATATCAACACCATTATGAAATTTTAAATGCATTAAATCAAGGTGTAAAAGCGGAAGAATTAGAGGACATTATTCTTAGAGGAATTACGTATTTTGAAAGAGAAGAGTTATATGATTATACTCAGGAGTATCAGGAAAAGTTAGCAGTGAAATTTTATGAAGAAAACCTTTGGGAAGAGGCAAGTAAGTATTTTTATTTTAGTAAAAAAGCAAGAGAAAAACTTTTTGATAAGGGGGCTTTAAAATGA